One part of the Hydrogenobacter sp. T-2 genome encodes these proteins:
- a CDS encoding Uma2 family endonuclease, whose product MKLTVKEFFETYPEESRVELIDGEVFEMPAPSLMHQIILSRLLRKLFAYPNTEDKIVPSPIDLVLSEDTVLQPDIVYLSEKPERLDKIFSIPEMVIEVVSPSTFKRDLTDKMKLYERHGVKEYWLVFPLEKTIMVYELKEKGYELFSFATEKGKVKSKVLEGFELEVEEVFGGL is encoded by the coding sequence ATGAAACTAACCGTCAAAGAATTCTTTGAAACTTATCCAGAAGAATCAAGAGTTGAGCTTATTGACGGGGAGGTCTTTGAGATGCCTGCACCAAGTTTAATGCACCAAATAATACTTTCCAGACTTCTGAGAAAACTTTTTGCATATCCCAATACGGAAGATAAGATAGTGCCATCTCCTATAGACCTTGTTCTGTCTGAGGATACGGTGCTACAGCCAGATATAGTCTATTTGTCCGAAAAGCCTGAGAGGTTAGACAAAATATTTTCAATACCAGAAATGGTAATAGAGGTAGTATCTCCTTCCACCTTTAAGCGAGACTTGACAGATAAGATGAAGCTATACGAAAGGCATGGAGTAAAAGAGTATTGGCTTGTGTTTCCTCTGGAGAAAACTATTATGGTATACGAACTAAAAGAAAAGGGCTATGAGCTTTTCTCCTTCGCTACGGAAAAGGGTAAGGTAAAGTCAAAAGTTCTTGAAGGCTTTGAGCTTGAGGTAGAAGAGGTCTTTGGAGGGCTTTAA
- a CDS encoding PilW family protein, translating into MRRGFTLVELLVAIMVSSIILLAIASLFMGSNRAFRVNRDVAEMSEDVRNAITTLEFIFSRWGAGVPCANNNCNITNSIPDCTGVIVSSLNNSIPPTYAPPSDPMCMSVISELSIGQPLGQPQVSNTYVIFYANLYGIGFVVSTNGNNANVLSCRLSSNQRQNCYYVWRNGNVKGSFYTDNHGNTVPVPVRLSQFSGQPDCIQGHQVNLTINTAVNRIVNAGDDITLEPGDYITRVPHRVTIYLSNNQERTPSGVTYRWLLMDRVDLAQACNDTETAIRIGRVQNFSVQRQGRSVVVNATFVSADGRTYPITRIYGR; encoded by the coding sequence ATGAGAAGAGGTTTTACTCTTGTTGAACTTCTTGTAGCGATAATGGTGTCTTCCATAATACTCTTAGCTATAGCGTCCCTTTTTATGGGTTCAAACCGCGCTTTTAGGGTAAATAGAGATGTTGCGGAAATGAGCGAAGATGTGAGAAACGCTATAACAACTCTTGAATTTATTTTTTCAAGGTGGGGTGCAGGCGTGCCATGTGCGAATAACAATTGCAATATTACCAATAGCATACCGGACTGCACAGGAGTCATAGTTTCTAGTCTAAACAACTCTATACCTCCTACATATGCACCTCCATCCGATCCTATGTGTATGAGTGTAATATCAGAGCTAAGCATAGGTCAGCCACTAGGTCAGCCACAGGTATCCAATACATATGTGATTTTTTATGCAAACCTTTATGGCATTGGTTTCGTTGTATCTACCAATGGCAATAACGCAAATGTATTAAGCTGTAGATTAAGCTCTAATCAGAGACAAAATTGTTATTACGTATGGAGAAATGGTAATGTAAAGGGTAGCTTTTATACTGATAATCACGGAAACACTGTCCCAGTTCCAGTAAGGCTATCTCAATTTAGTGGACAGCCCGATTGTATTCAAGGACATCAAGTCAATCTCACCATTAATACCGCCGTAAATAGAATAGTTAACGCAGGCGATGATATAACATTAGAGCCTGGAGACTACATAACCCGTGTCCCTCATAGAGTAACTATTTATTTAAGTAATAACCAAGAGCGGACACCAAGCGGAGTAACTTACAGATGGCTACTTATGGACAGAGTTGACTTGGCACAAGCATGCAATGACACAGAAACAGCGATTAGAATAGGAAGGGTTCAAAACTTTAGTGTCCAAAGACAAGGTAGGTCTGTGGTGGTTAATGCCACTTTTGTGAGTGCGGATGGTAGGACTTATCCTATAACAAGAATTTATGGGAGGTGA
- a CDS encoding GspH/FimT family pseudopilin, whose amino-acid sequence MKAKGFSIVELLVVILIFSILASVSIPHITRYYRAYKYNEQVLQVESTLKWAKLIAMERGINTIICVDNDGIKVYNGGLNRTLNCEGQLIRTILRENFVTIQGIGTPVGFDPRGLAIGNGTIRVSRNDGVNACVQYRVRDMSGYIQREACQ is encoded by the coding sequence ATGAAAGCTAAGGGTTTTAGTATTGTGGAGCTTCTTGTGGTCATCTTAATATTTTCTATATTAGCGAGCGTGTCCATACCACATATAACAAGATACTACAGGGCATACAAATATAACGAACAAGTTTTGCAGGTAGAAAGCACACTAAAGTGGGCCAAGTTGATAGCTATGGAAAGGGGTATAAACACGATTATATGTGTAGACAACGATGGCATAAAGGTATACAATGGAGGTTTAAACAGAACTCTTAACTGTGAAGGTCAGTTAATAAGAACTATATTAAGAGAAAACTTTGTTACAATACAGGGAATAGGCACGCCTGTTGGTTTTGACCCAAGAGGTTTGGCAATAGGCAATGGAACTATAAGAGTAAGCAGAAACGATGGCGTAAATGCCTGCGTTCAATATAGAGTGAGGGATATGTCTGGTTATATACAAAGGGAGGCTTGCCAATGA
- a CDS encoding Uma2 family endonuclease, with translation MEVKTRLTTEEFFKLYPEESRVELINGEVYEMPAPNVSHQRVLFYLSRLIHEHLTVSKLQGEVFIAPVDVVFSEELVLQPDIVYLSDLSKVKDKIYSAPDLVVEVVSPSTLKRDLTDKMKLYERHGVKEYWLVFPLEKTIMVYELTEKGYELFSSATEKGKVKSRVLEGFESEVEEVFEGL, from the coding sequence ATGGAGGTAAAAACAAGGCTGACTACAGAAGAATTTTTTAAGCTATATCCAGAAGAGAGCAGAGTTGAGCTGATTAACGGGGAGGTCTACGAGATGCCTGCACCAAATGTCAGCCATCAAAGGGTGCTTTTTTACCTCTCAAGGTTGATACATGAACATTTAACTGTTTCAAAGCTTCAAGGTGAGGTGTTTATCGCTCCAGTAGATGTGGTCTTTTCTGAAGAATTAGTCCTCCAACCAGACATAGTATACCTCTCAGACCTTTCAAAGGTGAAGGACAAGATATACAGTGCTCCTGACCTTGTAGTAGAAGTGGTTTCACCTTCTACCTTGAAGAGAGACCTAACAGATAAGATGAAGCTGTACGAAAGGCATGGAGTAAAAGAGTATTGGCTTGTGTTTCCTCTTGAGAAAACTATTATGGTATACGAACTAACAGAAAAAGGCTATGAGCTTTTCTCTTCTGCCACAGAAAAGGGTAAAGTAAAGTCAAGGGTCTTAGAGGGTTTTGAGTCAGAAGTAGAAGAGGTCTTTGAGGGATTGTGA
- a CDS encoding GspH/FimT family protein codes for MRSKRGLTLLEVLIVILIISILASIAIPAFGRYYRTYKYNEYVLQVESALKWARLIAMERGINVGICVQNNTLTLHNMGTRRSGICSGDVIRRIEVKDNFVSLSASGGGSAFDPRGFAIFSSTIRIVRNDTQDCACYTLQPLRGFVRRGVCTGNTCSF; via the coding sequence ATGAGGAGTAAGAGGGGGCTTACCCTTCTTGAAGTTTTGATAGTTATCCTTATAATATCCATACTGGCAAGTATAGCCATACCAGCTTTTGGTAGATATTACAGGACTTATAAATACAACGAATATGTTCTGCAGGTAGAAAGTGCTTTAAAGTGGGCAAGGTTAATAGCCATGGAGCGGGGCATAAATGTGGGTATATGCGTGCAAAACAACACTCTAACGCTTCATAATATGGGAACGAGACGGTCAGGAATATGCTCTGGGGATGTTATAAGAAGGATAGAGGTTAAAGATAACTTTGTTAGCCTAAGTGCAAGTGGTGGAGGGTCTGCCTTTGACCCTCGGGGCTTTGCAATTTTTAGTAGCACTATACGGATTGTAAGAAACGACACTCAAGATTGTGCTTGCTATACTTTACAGCCTCTTAGAGGTTTTGTAAGAAGGGGAGTATGCACTGGTAATACGTGTTCCTTTTGA
- a CDS encoding DUF3782 domain-containing protein, with product MQAQNLEELKRLVLKVLPEIIKEDPVIKAYIKDLLKDSFAEKDKTEDRIEKLYEELVRLREESEKRWQEYLEDRERMWAELERQREESNKRWEQYIQERDKIWAELERRREEERQERERMWAELERRREEDKKEKESIWAELERQREESERKWEEYKKALEEHREESERRWEEYKKALEEQREILMQHSKILEEHSKAVQFLMEEVKRLSRKHDSTIGALGARWRLHSEESFRNALKGILEESFPVKVERYLNYDKEGIVFGRPDQIELDLIIKNGEIIVAEIKSSMSKADVYAFLRKLDFYQSKEGVKVSRAIIISPIVEPKAKEVALKNGIEVYSYAEDVEGLKQEDEDYSF from the coding sequence ATGCAGGCACAAAACCTTGAAGAGCTAAAGAGGCTTGTTCTTAAGGTATTGCCAGAAATTATTAAGGAAGACCCCGTCATAAAGGCTTACATCAAAGACCTACTAAAAGACAGCTTTGCAGAGAAGGATAAGACCGAAGATAGGATAGAAAAGCTCTATGAGGAACTGGTAAGACTAAGAGAGGAGTCCGAGAAGAGGTGGCAGGAGTATTTGGAGGATAGGGAGAGAATGTGGGCGGAGTTGGAAAGGCAAAGGGAAGAGTCTAACAAAAGATGGGAGCAATACATACAAGAAAGAGATAAAATATGGGCGGAACTGGAAAGGAGAAGAGAGGAAGAAAGACAAGAAAGGGAAAGAATGTGGGCAGAGTTGGAAAGGAGAAGAGAAGAGGACAAAAAGGAAAAGGAATCAATCTGGGCGGAGTTGGAAAGGCAAAGGGAGGAATCTGAAAGGAAGTGGGAGGAGTATAAGAAAGCTCTTGAAGAACACAGAGAGGAATCTGAGAGAAGGTGGGAAGAGTATAAGAAGGCTCTTGAGGAGCAAAGAGAAATACTTATGCAACATTCCAAGATACTTGAAGAACACAGCAAAGCTGTACAGTTTCTTATGGAAGAGGTAAAAAGGCTAAGCAGGAAACATGACTCTACTATTGGTGCTCTTGGAGCTCGCTGGAGGCTACATTCTGAGGAGTCTTTTAGGAATGCTCTCAAGGGTATACTTGAGGAGAGTTTTCCTGTAAAGGTGGAAAGATATCTCAACTACGACAAGGAAGGTATAGTTTTTGGAAGACCAGACCAGATAGAGCTTGACCTTATCATTAAAAATGGCGAGATAATCGTAGCGGAGATAAAGTCCTCTATGAGTAAGGCTGATGTGTATGCCTTTTTAAGAAAGTTAGACTTTTACCAATCTAAGGAAGGAGTAAAGGTTAGCAGGGCCATAATAATATCGCCTATTGTAGAGCCAAAGGCAAAGGAGGTGGCACTAAAAAATGGTATAGAGGTTTATTCTTATGCGGAGGATGTAGAGGGGCTAAAGCAGGAGGATGAAGACTACAGTTTTTAG
- a CDS encoding type IV pilus modification PilV family protein produces the protein MRGFSLVEGLVAVLITFIIAVGIAGLLTMFGVYNRSNVEITCVVQAVSSTIEACRGGVVRTAYNCGGRNINVNLSGNCNPPQNTCSNITASANVSGISYSLTDVVCNLP, from the coding sequence ATGAGAGGTTTTAGCCTTGTAGAGGGACTTGTGGCTGTATTGATAACCTTTATAATCGCAGTAGGTATTGCAGGACTTCTTACAATGTTTGGAGTTTATAACAGGAGCAATGTGGAAATTACATGTGTAGTGCAGGCGGTAAGCTCCACCATAGAAGCATGCAGAGGTGGCGTTGTAAGGACTGCCTATAACTGCGGAGGACGTAATATAAATGTTAACCTGAGCGGTAATTGTAATCCTCCACAGAACACATGTAGCAACATAACAGCTTCTGCAAATGTATCTGGAATTAGCTACAGCCTTACGGATGTGGTTTGTAATCTTCCATGA
- the tpx gene encoding thiol peroxidase: MAQTVNLKGNPVALCGPTLNVGDPAPVAYVVTKDLQEIAIGGPSDKVQVIVTVPSLDTPVCETETKKFNELMAGMEGVAVCVISMDLPFAQKRFCESFNIGNVVVASDFRYRDMEKYGVLISEGALKGILARAIFVVDKQGKIAYTQLVPEITQEPNYDEVVAKVKELL; this comes from the coding sequence ATGGCACAGACCGTAAACCTAAAAGGCAACCCTGTTGCCCTTTGCGGACCTACTCTTAATGTGGGAGACCCTGCTCCAGTAGCTTATGTGGTCACAAAGGACCTTCAAGAAATAGCCATAGGTGGACCAAGCGATAAGGTGCAGGTAATAGTCACAGTTCCATCTTTGGACACTCCTGTATGTGAGACAGAGACCAAAAAATTCAACGAGCTTATGGCAGGTATGGAAGGCGTGGCAGTGTGCGTTATTTCTATGGACCTTCCCTTTGCTCAAAAGAGGTTCTGTGAGAGCTTCAATATTGGCAATGTGGTGGTAGCTTCTGACTTCAGATACAGAGACATGGAGAAGTATGGCGTGCTCATATCCGAGGGTGCTCTCAAGGGTATTCTCGCAAGGGCTATATTTGTGGTAGACAAGCAGGGTAAAATAGCTTACACACAGCTTGTGCCAGAGATAACCCAAGAGCCAAACTACGACGAAGTGGTAGCCAAAGTAAAAGAGCTTCTATAA